DNA sequence from the Peromyscus eremicus chromosome 7, PerEre_H2_v1, whole genome shotgun sequence genome:
CTAAGTATTGCTGCATATAAATACCACCACTGGCAATGAATGAAACTATTCAAAATATAGTATCAAACACCCCACTACTTCTACCCCTAGCCATCTTCCCTAGGAACTACATAACTAGCAGCATGTTCACTTAGAATTCTGTTACTATACTATTTGAAATTTAAAGTTAGAGGAAAGTATTCACTAATACAATGTCAAGACGTCCTAGGCAGCACAGTGCTGCTTTCTTTCACAGTTTCTCCTACCAGAAGGGCAACAAGAAACAAGCAGATCCTGTATGAAGCCCAAAGTGTTCAGCTTCTAAGTAGGTGCATCCTTGTCGGTCCCTGACACTCCTTGGCAGACTGCTTTTCAGACTTACATAGAACAGCCTTGTTAAAGAACAGAGGCGTAATGTTCAAACAGAAACGCAGAAGCACTGTAATATTGTGGAGTTCACATTACTAACCTGCAAAAGCTCTTGCTTCATCGGTAGGAACTGCCCTGAGATGGCGTAAATCACTCTTATTGCCCACAAGCATGATAACAATGTTGCTATCAGCATGGTCTCTCAGTTCTTTCAGCCATCGCTCTACATTTTCATATGTGAGATGCTTAGCAATGTCATAAACCAATAAGGCACCTACTGCTCCACGATAGTATCTGCAAACAGAAACATTTGTAACTATCAGAAGACAATCACAAAGTAGAAGGgaacaccagaaaaaaactccaaaCAGGGACAGGGCGGAAAGATGGctctggtaaagcacttgctatccaaacatgaggacctgagttaaaatccccagaacccatgtaaaagctgaggATAGTAATCCTGGTCCTCCTACAGTGAGATGTGGGGCTGGAACAGGAAAATCCCCAGAAGTTCACATGCCACGTACCCTGGCATAAACAGCAGTGAACAACAAATACTgcatgtctcaaacaaggtagaaggtgaggaccaacacccaaggtcgtcctctgacctctacacacatagcaataatatacatatgtacacactaaCATACACACCCCAtacgctcacacacacatgcatggacagacagacagacacacacacacagaaactatTTATAGATGTGGTAGACAGTAGTTGTCCATTACATGAGGTTTTATACCTAGTCATCCACAGTCCAAaactattaaatgaaaaattccagaaataaataattcctaAGTTTTAAATTGCCACCATTTTAAGTATTGTGATGGAACTTCCCAGTGCTGTACTTCACCCAGGCACATGACTCATCCTTTTGTCCAATGTACCTACAATGTAAAAACTACCTACCTGTTAAAGTCACTTTGCAGCCCTCCCATTGCCTATGATCTTCCTTTTGTTCAAGTAACCTTTAGTTTATTGAATAATGGCCCCCCCAAAGCAACTAAGGCATGCCAAATGAAAAGCTACAAAGGGTCTATTAAGAGGAAAgatagggagctggagagatggctcaacagttaagagcactggctgctcttacagaggacctgggtttatttcccagcacccacatggtggtttcacaaccatctgtaactccactttcaggggatctgataccatcttcttacctccacaggcaccaagcacacatgtggtacacatacatatatgcaggcaaaacacaaataaaaacaaaatgaattaaaacaaaaacacaagtggAAACATTCAGAGTTCAGCACTGTTTGTGGTTGTAGGCATCTACGGAGGGTCTTGGAACACACCTTCCAAGGTTAAGGGAGGACTACTGTGCCTTCCCAATACTTAAAGTCAGCAATTCACCTGATATCAACCTATGCCAGAACTGAGAAACCATGGACTTACGCAGATGTTATAGCCCTGTACCGctcctgccctgctgtgtcccaTATCTGTGCCTTTATTGTCTTCCCATCAACCTGGATGCTTCTCGTTGCAAACTCTACTCCAATGGTACTCTTGCTTTCCAGGTTGAACTCATTTCGAGTAAATCGAGATAGGAGGTTACTCTTTCCAACACCAGAATCGCCAATAAGGAcaactgaaaagacaaaaaattaatataagcTGGATGAAAGCAAGCACATTCAGAATACCAACACGCTTTTAATAGAAGGACGTCTGGCTTCAAACGAATACAACCAAGGATTTTAAAGAGGCATACATAGTACTAAACAGCATTTATCTATGACCaatcaattaaaagtaaaatccaTTTACTTTTTAATCTATCTCTATCTGCATAAGGACTTCCACACATCATCTACTCAGCATAGATCAGACATAGCACCCCATCTAAAAGAATGCCTCTTTTTGTCCTATTTGGGaactcaaacccaaggccttacaCATGTATGGTAAACACCAGACCACTGATATATATCCCCAGCCCTTAAAAATGCAATTTTGCAATTTTAATCATAGGGTAACCTAGCCACAGATGCAAGCATTAATTACCTTAAATTTATACCAACCTCACTTCCTTAGAAAGTATTCTAAAAGGTAAATAACAACTTGTGTTATTCTCATGTTTTAGACATCAAACAAAAAATGTCAGGGCATGGAGTGGGAAACTGTACATTCTACTAGCTTCATTAAAGACTAGGTGTGATGTAAGAGCtgaaacacatttaaaacatGAGGCATGTGACTTACAAGCACTGCTCTGGTCATAGAAACTATAATCATCTTTAATAGTTACACTTTACAGACTGGGAGAGAGTCACAGGGGCGCCCCACCTTACTATGGACAAACAGGAGCCCTAGGAAGCTAACAATTCTGACATACTGAGTCAAAGCCAAAGCAAGGAGGGCAAACACTTTCACTTAGGACTCtataaaaaatctaaaaacaagtTTTGATTATACTCACTTCCTATGAGTAGAAGGCAGTTTACTAACTTCTCCCGAAAATGTtactatacttttaaaatattccaaTAGGGCTAGTGAGTGACTTAGcaagtaaagacacttgctgccaagcctggactacagagttctatttctaggacccacatggtggaagagagtCTActcctaaagttgtcctctgatcacaTGTGTGCAGAGCTCACACATGAACGAATTAATACAATTTTCCGTGTATAAACATGAATCTGTATAtatgctatgtgtatgtgtatggggagGGTGCCCGGGGGACAGAAGAGATGTGCAGTAGGAAATAGCCAAATATAGGTGCTGCGAAAGGAAATGGGTCCTCTATAGTAGCAgcctgttcttaaccactaaaccacctctccagtcccaataaatgtaattaagacaacttttaaaaaaagccaggtggtggtggcacacacctttaatcccagcactccggaggcagagccaggcggatctctgtgagttcgaggccagcctggtcttcagagcgagatccaggacaggcaccaaaactacacagagaaaccctgtctagaaaaaccaaatgaatgaatgaatgaataagtaaataaataaatggatggatggatgaatgaagagtttcttgggggggggggtagagaaATGACTCAATGGTGAGGAGCACAGG
Encoded proteins:
- the Rab11a gene encoding ras-related protein Rab-11A: MGTRDDEYDYLFKVVLIGDSGVGKSNLLSRFTRNEFNLESKSTIGVEFATRSIQVDGKTIKAQIWDTAGQERYRAITSAYYRGAVGALLVYDIAKHLTYENVERWLKELRDHADSNIVIMLVGNKSDLRHLRAVPTDEARAFAEKNGLSFIETSALDSTNVEAAFQTILTEIYRIVSQKQMSDRRENDMSPSNNVVPIHVPPTTENKPKVQCCQNI